The following are encoded together in the Glycine soja cultivar W05 chromosome 5, ASM419377v2, whole genome shotgun sequence genome:
- the LOC114412315 gene encoding uncharacterized protein LOC114412315 isoform X1, with the protein MGTISKIVMDNHSWCYPACVQCHRKTDIQTGPFTCGCGKENNQPVLRYRVEVMVTQNNKSSKFLLWDRECAELIGETADDVNRVKIEDGDLDLNASPQALDKLLGHVLAFKVRIQSKLKNAVVLRYSKDLDLINAVLERLPDSEACSKIDPSNVDCNNATHAECLTMIRLRDCL; encoded by the exons ATGGGGACTATTAGCAAAATAGTCATGGATAACCATTCATGGTGTTATCCAGCCTGTGTTCAATGTCATAGGAAAACTGACATCCAAACAGGACCATTCACATGCGGATGTGGGAAGGAAAATAATCAGCCTGTTCTGAG GTATAGAGTTGAAGTCATGGTTACTCAAAACAATAAGAGTAGCAAATTTTTGCTCTGGGACCGTGAATGTGCTGAATTGATTGGTGAAACAGCTGATGATGTGAATAGGGTCAAGATTGAA GATGGTGATCTTGATTTAAATGCTTCCCCTCAAGCACTTGACAAATTGTTGGGTCATGTGCTTGCTTTTAAGGTCAGgattcaatcaaaattaaaaaatgcagTTGTTCTTAGATACTCAAAAGACCTAGATTTGATCAATGCTGTTCTCGAGAGGTTGCCTGATAGTGAg GCATGTTCCAAAATAGATCCTTCCAATGTTGATTGCAATAATGCTACGCATGCTGAATGT CTGACCATGATCCGGTTGCGGGATTGCCTTTAA
- the LOC114412315 gene encoding uncharacterized protein LOC114412315 isoform X2, which yields MGTISKIVMDNHSWCYPACVQCHRKTDIQTGPFTCGCGKENNQPVLRVEVMVTQNNKSSKFLLWDRECAELIGETADDVNRVKIEDGDLDLNASPQALDKLLGHVLAFKVRIQSKLKNAVVLRYSKDLDLINAVLERLPDSEACSKIDPSNVDCNNATHAECLTMIRLRDCL from the exons ATGGGGACTATTAGCAAAATAGTCATGGATAACCATTCATGGTGTTATCCAGCCTGTGTTCAATGTCATAGGAAAACTGACATCCAAACAGGACCATTCACATGCGGATGTGGGAAGGAAAATAATCAGCCTGTTCTGAG AGTTGAAGTCATGGTTACTCAAAACAATAAGAGTAGCAAATTTTTGCTCTGGGACCGTGAATGTGCTGAATTGATTGGTGAAACAGCTGATGATGTGAATAGGGTCAAGATTGAA GATGGTGATCTTGATTTAAATGCTTCCCCTCAAGCACTTGACAAATTGTTGGGTCATGTGCTTGCTTTTAAGGTCAGgattcaatcaaaattaaaaaatgcagTTGTTCTTAGATACTCAAAAGACCTAGATTTGATCAATGCTGTTCTCGAGAGGTTGCCTGATAGTGAg GCATGTTCCAAAATAGATCCTTCCAATGTTGATTGCAATAATGCTACGCATGCTGAATGT CTGACCATGATCCGGTTGCGGGATTGCCTTTAA
- the LOC114411133 gene encoding uncharacterized protein LOC114411133 has protein sequence MIPDKIRSIDGSKETLKLAVRITDLWFIGTPNKSEQAEMVFVDSEGDQIHAICKSNHLKSWKADLKENCTYVMHNFKVVENDGQFREFRFAEFANVVAGNFVSGLGEILSCTLWENYWTQFLSYLNERGDDGPMVIILTHARIKDAQGSYPASVSNSFKASKLLINDPILEIQEFKERLLDLGVEMSPVLLPGDQANSQVSGGS, from the exons ATGATTCCTGACAAGATTAGGTCTATTGATGGATCAAAAGAGACGCTTAAGCTTGCTGTTAGGATCACCGATCTTTGGTTCATTGGGACTCCCAACAAGTCTGAGCAAGCGGAAATGGTTTTTGTTGATTCTGAG GGTGATCAAATTCATGCTATTTGTAAATCGAACCACCTCAAGTCTTGGAAAGCTGATTTGAAAGAGAATTGCACTTATGTTATGCATAATTTCAAAGTTGTTGAGAATGATGGTCAATTTAGA GAATTTAGATTTGCTGAATTTGCAAATGTTGTTGCTGGCAATTTTGTGTCTGGCCT TGGtgaaattttgtcttgcacaCTTTGGGAGAATTACTGGACTCAGTTCCTATCCTATTTGAATGAACGTGGGGATGATGGGCCGATGGTTATTATATTGACACATGCCAGAATAAAAGATGCGCAAG GAAGTTATCCAGCTTCAGTGAGCAATTCCTTCAAGGCGTCAAAACTATTGATTAATGATCCTATATTGGAAATTCAGGAATTTAAAGAGAG GCTTTTAGATTTAGGTGTTGAGATGAGTCCAGTTTTGCTACCTGGTGATCAAGCAAATTCACAAGTTTCAGGGGGAAGTTAG
- the LOC114412314 gene encoding putative pentatricopeptide repeat-containing protein At3g01580 codes for MKRRDLLVKLLETCCSKISIPQLHSQCLKVGLAHDSFVVTKLNVLYARYASLCHAHKLFEETPCKTVYLWNALLRSYFLEGKWVETLSLFHQMNADAITEERPDNYTVSIALKSCSGLQKLELGKMIHGFLKKKKIDNDMFVGSALIELYSKCGQMNDAVKVFTEYPKQDVVLWTSIITGYEQNGSPELALAFFSRMVVLEQVSPDPVTLVSAASACAQLSDFNLGRSVHGFVKRRGFDTKLCLANSILNLYGKTGSIRSAANLFREMPYKDIISWSSMVACYADNGAETNALNLFNEMIDKRIELNRVTVISALRACASSSNLEEGKHIHKLAVNYGFELDITVSTALMDMYMKCFSPKNAIDLFNRMPKKDVVSWAVLFSGYAEIGMAHKSLGVFCNMLSYGTRPDAIALVKILAASSELGIVQQALCLHAFVSKSGFDNNEFIGASLIELYAKCSSIDNANKVFKGMRRKDVVTWSSIIAAYGFHGQGEEALKLFYQMSNHSDVKPNDVTFVSILSACSHAGLIEEGIKMFHVMVNEYQLMPNTEHYGIMVDLLGRMGELDKALDMINEMPMQAGPHVWGALLGACRIHQNIKIGELAALNLFLLDPNHAGYYTLLSNIYCVDKNWHDAAKLRTLIKENRFKKIVGQSMVEIKNEVHSFIASDRFHGESDQIYGMLRKLDARMKEEGYDPPVQTQEI; via the coding sequence ATGAAGAGGAGGGATCTTTTAGTCAAGCTATTAGAAACTTGCTGCAGTAAGATATCAATCCCACAGTTGCACTCACAGTGTTTGAAAGTGGGCCTTGCCCATGATAGTTTCGTTGTTACCAAGCTTAATGTTCTTTATGCTAGATATGCATCACTTTGCCATGCACATAAGCTTTTTGAAGAAACACCTTGCAAAACTGTCTATCTATGGAATGCTTTACTTAGGAGCTATTTTTTGGAAGGAAAATGGGTAGAGACCTTATCTCTATTCCATCAAATGAATGCCGATGCAATAACTGAGGAAAGACCTGACAATTACACAGTGTCTATTGCTTTGAAATCATGTTCTGGTTTGCAGAAGCTTGAGCTGGGGAAAATGATTCATGGATTtctcaagaagaagaagatagataATGACATGTTTGTAGGGTCTGCATTGATTGAGTTGTATTCGAAGTGTGGACAAATGAATGATGCTGTGAAAGTGTTTACAGAGTATCCAAAACAAGACGTGGTTTTATGGACTTCAATAATTACTGGGTATGAGCAGAATGGAAGTCCTGAACTTGCACTTGCATTTTTCTCCCGAATGGTTGTGTTGGAGCAAGTAAGTCCTGATCCAGTAACACTTGTTAGTGCTGCTTCTGCTTGTGCCCAGTTATCTGATTTTAACCTTGGAAGAAGTGTACATGGATTTGTAAAACGAAGGGGTTTTGATACTAAGTTATGTTTGGCCAAttctattctaaatttatatggAAAAACTGGTTCCATCAGGAGTGCAGCTAATTTGTTCAGGGAAATGCCATATAAAGATATTATATCTTGGAGCTCAATGGTTGCCTGTTATGCGGATAATGGAGCTGAAACTAATGCGTTAAATCTTTTCAATGAAATGATAGATAAGAGAATTGAACTCAACAGGGTTACTGTCATTAGTGCATTGCGAGCTTGTGCTTCCAGTTCAAATTTGGAAGAAGGTAAGCATATTCATAAATTAGCAGTCAATTATGGTTTTGAGTTGGATATTACTGTCTCTACAGCTCTTATGGACATGTACATGAAGTGCTTCTCACCTAAAAATGCAATTGACCTTTTCAACAGAATGCCCAAGAAGGATGTAGTTTCTTGGGCTGTTTTGTTTAGTGGCTATGCTGAAATTGGAATGGCACACAAGTCCCTGGGGGTTTTCTGCAACATGTTATCTTATGGAACTCGACCTGATGCTATTGCTCTAGTGAAGATTCTTGCTGCTAGTTCAGAATTGGGGATTGTTCAACAAGCTTTATGTCTTCATGCTTTTGTATCTAAAAGTGGATTTGACAATAATGAATTTATTGGAGCGTCACTCATAGAGTTGTATGCAAAATGTAGTAGCATAGATAATGCTAACAAGGTTTTCAAAGGAATGAGACGTAAAGATGTTGTTACCTGGAGCTCAATAATTGCAGCTTACGGATTCCATGGGCAAGGAGAAGAggctttgaaattattttatcagaTGTCTAATCATTCAGATGTTAAGCCTAACGATGTAACCTTTGTCTCAATTCTATCTGCCTGTAGTCATGCAGGTTTGATTGAAGAAGGGATAAAGATGTTTCATGTCATGGTGAATGAATACCAATTGATGCCCAATACAGAGCATTACGGGATAATGGTTGATCTTCTTGGTCGAATGGGAGAGTTGGATAAGGCCTTGGACATGATTAATGAGATGCCCATGCAAGCTGGGCCTCATGTATGGGGAGCCTTACTTGGTGCTTGTCGTATACATCAAAATATTAAGATAGGGGAGCTTGCAGCTCTGAATCTTTTCCTGTTAGACCCTAATCACGCAGGGTATTATACacttttatcaaatatatattgtgTGGACAAGAATTGGCATGATGCTGCTAAACTCAGGACATTGATAAAGGAGAATAGgtttaagaagattgttggtCAAAGCATGGTTGAGATAAAGAACGAGGTTCACAGTTTCATAGCTAGTGATAGATTTCATGGTGAATCTGATCAGATTTATGGAATGCTGAGAAAATTAGATGcaagaatgaaagaagaaggTTATGATCCTCCTGTACAGACACAAGAAATATAG